The DNA window CCCACCAGATAGACGATGCCGGCCAGCAGCGCGTACGCGGCAAACAACAGTACCAAACTCAACACGGTGGGGCCGGGTAACAGCAACGCCAGCACGCCGAACAACAGCGCCAGCACGCCACGCAGCGCCAACATCCACCAGGAACGCGACAACATCGGTTTAGCGACCATGACTCCTCCGATAGCAAAAAAACAGCTGATATGAGTCAGATTGCCGCGCGCGCAAACGGTTCCCCTCGATACCTACATTTCATCCACGGGTTAAAATCGAGTTGATACAATTTTGTCCCGAGAGATGAAACCAGTTTGCTTCACAGCATTTTCAATCAAGCCTATACTCTATGCCCCGTTGTATGGTTTTATGAGGAATGTGGCACACACAGCATGAATGCAGATTTTATAAAACAACGGAACCGCTTCAAGTCCGCCACGATGAAGCGAATCAATGTCAGTGAAGAGTCTTACACCAACGTGACGAATCTGCTGGCGACGATCGCCCAGCCGTTTCACGCGCGTAAGGGCGAGTTCCTGCAGCATGCCGGCGTGCCGGCCACGCAGGTGCACTGGCTCGCGAGCGGCGTCGCGCGCAGCGGGTTCTTCAATCGTGACGGTGTCGAGATGACCTTGCGGTTTTTCCGCGAGGGCGAGTCCGCCACCACGTTGACCGACCTGATTACCGGCGAGACCGGGCAGCCGGCCGTGCAGTTCCTGGTGGCCGAGACAACCATCCACGGTTTCACCCTGGACTGGGCGCAGTCGTGCGCGCTGCGCGCCCAGCATGAAGTGTTGCAACATTATCATCTGCAGGCCGCGATGCATGGTTTGCAGAGCCTGGCGCAACGCGCCTACAGCAGCGGCGAGACCTCGGCGCAAGAGCGCCTGGCGGCGTTCCGGGAGGAGTATCCGGGACTGGAGGCGCGCATCTCGCAACGGGCGATCGCCTCGTACCTGGGCATCACGCCGCAATACATGTCGCGCCTGCGCCGCGAGGCCGAGGCCGCCGAGGGCGCCACCCGCGAATAAACGAGCCCGGGCCGTCCTTCCCCACGCCGGAACAATAAAAAAAGCCCCATGCGCGCATGCAACCACCGAGGTCGCCGCAAGCCGCATGGGGCTTTTTGCTGCCGGCTATCGGATAGCCGGCGGTACATCAGGCATTGGCTGCCGCGTCTTTGTTGTACGAAGCGACGCCGTTCAGGATTTCCTGTTTCGCTTCTTCCGGACCGTACCAGCCGTCGATCTTGACCCATTTGCCTTTTTCCAGGTCTTTGTAGTGCTCGAAGAAGTGCTGGATCTGGCGCAGGCGCAGTTCGTTCAGGTCTTCCGGCTTCTGCCAGTGGCTGTAGATCGACAGCACCTTGTCGACCGGCACGGCCAGCACTTTGGCGTCTTCACCGGATTCGTCGGTCATTTTCAGCACGCCGATAGGACGGCAGCGCACCACCACGCCTGGGATCAGCGGGAACGGGGTGATCACCAGCACGTCGACCGGGTCGCCATCGTCGGACAGGGTATTCGGCACGTAGCCGTAGTTGCATGGGTAGTGCATGGCGGTGCCCATGAAGCGATCGACGAAGATCGCGCCCGATTCCTTATCGACTTCGTATTTGATCGGATCGGCGTTCATCGGGATTTCGATGATCACGTTGAAGTCGTTTGGCAAATCGCGGCCGGAAGGCACTTTATTCAAGCTCATGGGGTTCCTCGTTGTTGTGCTGACAAATGTTTAACTGCGTAATTATAGCGAAGTACAGGCTGCTTGTGCGTTGCAGCACTACCGTGCGGAAATTTTTTGGAGCTGTGTTGGGAGTGTTAGCGTGGTAAAAGACGGCGCGGGACCATCGGAAATACGTAGGGCGGATTAGGCGGCACGCCGTAATCGGCCATCGATGAGCCGCCGGCGGAGCGGACATGGCCGATTACGCTGCGCTAATCCGCCCTACGTGTTTCCGCAACACATTGATGGCGCGGCGCCAATGGTCGACGCGCCTCGCGTTAAAGGATGGTTGCCAGGGCGCACTGGCGGTAGTGATTGGCGGCCTCTTCCTGCTGCTGCAGCGCCTCGTGCATCTGCGCCAGCTTCAGGTGCGATTCGCGCACCATGCGCGGATCGGAGGCGTCCGACAGCGCCTGCTCCAGATAACGCTGCGCCTTGCCCCACAGTTTCTGCTTCAGGCACAAGGAACCGAGCGTGAGCGCCAGTTCGGCGTCCGTCGGCCGCGTGTGCAGCCACTTCTCGCACGCTTCGATCTGCGCCAGCAACGCCGCCGAGCCGGCCGGCGCCGCCGCTTCGCGGTAGGCGCGGATCACGCGGTCGTCCCAGTCGGCGGCCAGCGATTCCTCGGCCACCCTGCGCGCCTCGTCGTGCAGGCCGCGCGCGTTGAAGGCGGTGGCCGCCAGGCAGGCGACGTAAGGCTTGACCCGGTCCGCGTTCGGCACCGTCGACCAGACCCGCTGCAGCGATTCGGCGTCGTTGGTGTGGTCCGACAGCATGTCGGCGTAGGCCAGCTCGCGCAGCCGCGCCGACAACGCCGGATGCAGCGCGCGGTGCTTGTCGAGCGAACGCACCAGGCGCAGCACTTCCGGCCAGTTCTTGGCCTGCTGCTGGGCCTTCAACGACCATTGCAAGGCGTGGATGTGGCGCGTGCCGCTGGCGTTGAGCTCGCGCACAGCGTCGAGCGCGGCCTCCGGCTGATGGTCGTCGACCAGCAATTCGGTCATCGTCATCAGGCGCGCCGTCTTCATGGCATTGTCGTCGTTGAGCTTGGCCAGCCACTGGTCGCGGCGCGCGCCCTGGCGCATGCGGTGCGCGGCGCGGGCGCCGATCAGCGCGGCGACGCCGGCGTTCTCCGGCAGTTCCGAAGCGCGCACGGCGGCCTTTTCGGCGTGGCCGAAGCGGCCTTCGAACAGCGCCTTCAGCGCCTCGCGCAAGCCCTTGTTGCCATCGCGCTCGCGCTTTTGCTGGCGGTAGGCCGCCACCTTGGTCGGCATCTTGAGGGTGGCGCGCAAGGCGCGGATCACCGCGTACAGGAACACGAACAGCGCCGCCGCCAGCACGCAGAAGAAATTGAGCGACATGTCGATCCGGTGCGGCGGATAGAACAGCACCACGTTGCCCGGATTGAAACGCGCCGTCACGGCAATGCCGATGGCCGCGGCCATCAATGCGACCAACCAGAGGAATAATCGCATGGTTATTGCTTCGCTTTGTAGTTACGCACGGCGTTCAGGCTGTCCGACAGCGTCGGCATCTCGATCGCCAGATTGCTGGTCTGCACCTGGCGCAGCAGCGCCTGCACGGTCTGGGTGTTCTTGGCGCGGGTGTCGAAGTACTTGACCAGCGCTTCCTGCGCGGCGATCAGGTCGGCGCGGAACGCGGTTTCATTGCGCGACAGCAGCGCCATGCGGGCGTTCAACAGGCGCAATTTGAGGTTCTCGCGCAGGAAGTAGGCCTGCGTCGGCGACAGCATCAACGCGTCCGGCGTTTCCACGCTGCGCACGCGGATCAGCTGGCGCACGTCGGTCCACATTTCCGTGCTCCAGCCGGTCCAGGTGTTTTGCAGCGCCAGCAGCCATGGATTCGGCTCGCTCGGCTCGGCGGCCGGTACCGGCTTGCCGTTCTTGTCCAGCACCGGCTTGACCTTGACTTTCTTCTCCGGGGCCGCCGGCAGGGTCGGCTTCTCGTCCGACAGCATCGGCAAGGCGTCGATCTGCGCGATGACGTTATCCAGGCGCAGCGCGACGCCGACCGAATCGACGCTCGGCAAGGCCTTGAGCTTCTCGGTGTCCTTGGCGATGGCGCGGCGGATCGTGATGAATTGCGGCTTGTCCGAGCGCGACAGGCTGCGGTCGGCGTTTTGCAGCGCGATCAGCGCGCCGGGCACGTTGCCGGCCAGTTGCAGCTGCTGGCTGGCGGTCGACAGCACTTGTTCGATCTCGGTCAGCGCCCACTCGTCGCGGTTTTTCGACAGGTCCTGGTACAGCTGCTCGAGCGCCAGTTGCTGGCTCTGCGCCTCCAATTGTTTGCTTTCCAGCAAGCCAACCTTGATCTGCAGCTCCCGGCTGCTTTCCTGCACGGCGCGCGCCAGGTTGCCGGTCTCGGCATTGCTGGAATCGCCCTTTTGCAGGCGCAGCGCCATTTCCTGGCGCAGCTTGCCCATCTTGTTATGGGTCGACCAGGTCTGGGCGGCCAGCAGCACGGCCAGCACCACCACCCCGCCCAGCAGGATGCGCGGCTGCTGCAGCGTATCGAGCAGCCGGGGCTCGGGCGGCGATTTGAGCGGCGCGGACGGGGACTCGGCGGCGGATGCGTTCGAGGCGACAGGGTCGGGTAATGTAGGCAAATCGTTCATAGGCGTGATTGTAACGCGGCCAGCAGGCGTTCGTCGCCTGATCCGGTGAGCGTCAGACGGGAAAAGCCCAAATTGCTTGCAGTTTCGGCAATTCGGGCATGCGGCACGATCAAATGCTGTTGTTGCATCGATACAACATAAGAGGGAGTGCCGCCAGGATTTTTTGTATCGAGCTCGGCCAGGAGGTCGCACAGGCCGCGCAGCGCCTCGGAACTGGTGATGATCCAGTCGTTTTGTTGCGCGAGCAACCGGCGCAAGGTGGTTTCCAGCGCCGGCGTCAGTTGCGGTACGGAACGCCGATAAGCGGCCACCACCTCGACTTGGGCGCCCGCCGCGCGCAGGCCGTCGGCCATCAGCTCGCGTCCGCTCTCACCGCGCACGATCAGCACCGGCCGGTCCTTCAGCGCGGCCAGATCCAAGGTTTGCAGCAGATGTTCCGAGTCGCTGTGGCCGTTGTCGGCCGGGCTGACGATATCGAACTTGTCCGGCGTGACGCCGTGCGCGGCCAGCGCCAGCCGGCTGCCCTCGCCCACCACGGCGGCCGTCACGCCGGCCGGCCACTGTTTAATATGGGCGAAGGCGGCGTCGATGGCGTTGGGCGACACGAACGCCACCATCGCGTAGGCCGGCTCCGGCGCGCACAGCCGCTCCAGTACCGCCCGCAGCCCGGATTGGTCCGGCAGCGGCGCGATCTCCAGCAGCGGCAACATCTCGACCTCGCGGCCCAGCGCGGCCACGCGGGCCGCCAGCGGCCGCGCTTGCGCCAGGGGACGGGTGATGACGACGATACCGGTCATCCCAGGGTCATCCGATGGTCATCAAACCGGCTGGGCGCCGGTCGAGCCGTCGGCGTTGAGCTCCCGCGAGCGCGCCTCCTCCTCGGCCTGGGCGGCGTCGCTCAGGCACGCGGCCAGGATGCCGACCGCGTCCTGCGCGCGCAGCAGCTCGGACACCTGCAAGCCCAGCGCCTCGGGATCGGCGGCCGGGCCGCGCACCTCGGCGCTGGCCACGCGGCTGCCGTCGGGCGTGCCGACCATGGCGCGCAGGTGCATTTGGCCGCCATCGACGGTGGCGTAGGCCGCCAGCGGAATCTGGCAGCTGCCGCCGAACACCTTCGACACCTTGCGTTCGGCCGTGACGGCCTGCTCGGTGGCCAGGTCGTTGAGCGGCGCCAGCAAGGCTTTCAGGTCGAGCCCGTCGTCCCGCTCGGCGATCTCGATCGCCATCGCGCCCTGCCCTGCGGCCGGCAGGCTGTCCTCCGGCGCCAGCACGGCGCGGATGCGCTGCGGCAGGCCCAGGCGTTTGAGGCCGGCGGCGGCCAGGATGATGGCGCTGTAGTCGCCCCGATCGAGCTTGGCCAGGCGGGTGTCGAGGTTGCCGCGCAGCGGCTTGATGACCAGGTGCGGATAGCGCGCGGCGATCAGCGCCTGGCGGCGCAGGCTGCTGGTGCCGACGATGGCGCCCGGCGGCAGCTCGGCCAGGGTGGCGTAGTCGTTGCAGACGAAGGCGTCGCGCGGGTCCTCGCGCTGCATGACGGCGGCCAGCGCGAAACCCTCGGGCAGCTCCATCGGCACGTCCTTGAGCGAATGGACGGCCAGATCGGCGCGCCCCTCGGCCATCGCTACTTCCAGTTCCTTCACGAACAGGCCCTTGCCGCCGACCTTCGACAGGGTGCGATCCAGAATTTGATCACCTCTTGTCGTCATTCCGACAATTTTGACATCGCACTGCGGATATAATAATGTCAAGCGTTCACGAACATGCTCGGCCTGCCACATGGCCAGGCGACTCTCCCGCGACGCGATCACCAATCTGGACGGGGGAGTTTGGACCACTTCGGATGTTTTCAAAACCAGTTCTTTCGCTGTAGCT is part of the Oxalobacteraceae bacterium OTU3CAMAD1 genome and encodes:
- a CDS encoding Crp/Fnr family transcriptional regulator; this encodes MKRINVSEESYTNVTNLLATIAQPFHARKGEFLQHAGVPATQVHWLASGVARSGFFNRDGVEMTLRFFREGESATTLTDLITGETGQPAVQFLVAETTIHGFTLDWAQSCALRAQHEVLQHYHLQAAMHGLQSLAQRAYSSGETSAQERLAAFREEYPGLEARISQRAIASYLGITPQYMSRLRREAEAAEGATRE
- the ppa gene encoding inorganic diphosphatase, with the translated sequence MSLNKVPSGRDLPNDFNVIIEIPMNADPIKYEVDKESGAIFVDRFMGTAMHYPCNYGYVPNTLSDDGDPVDVLVITPFPLIPGVVVRCRPIGVLKMTDESGEDAKVLAVPVDKVLSIYSHWQKPEDLNELRLRQIQHFFEHYKDLEKGKWVKIDGWYGPEEAKQEILNGVASYNKDAAANA
- a CDS encoding heme biosynthesis protein HemY, translated to MAAAIGIAVTARFNPGNVVLFYPPHRIDMSLNFFCVLAAALFVFLYAVIRALRATLKMPTKVAAYRQQKRERDGNKGLREALKALFEGRFGHAEKAAVRASELPENAGVAALIGARAAHRMRQGARRDQWLAKLNDDNAMKTARLMTMTELLVDDHQPEAALDAVRELNASGTRHIHALQWSLKAQQQAKNWPEVLRLVRSLDKHRALHPALSARLRELAYADMLSDHTNDAESLQRVWSTVPNADRVKPYVACLAATAFNARGLHDEARRVAEESLAADWDDRVIRAYREAAAPAGSAALLAQIEACEKWLHTRPTDAELALTLGSLCLKQKLWGKAQRYLEQALSDASDPRMVRESHLKLAQMHEALQQQEEAANHYRQCALATIL
- a CDS encoding uroporphyrinogen-III C-methyltransferase, with the protein product MNDLPTLPDPVASNASAAESPSAPLKSPPEPRLLDTLQQPRILLGGVVVLAVLLAAQTWSTHNKMGKLRQEMALRLQKGDSSNAETGNLARAVQESSRELQIKVGLLESKQLEAQSQQLALEQLYQDLSKNRDEWALTEIEQVLSTASQQLQLAGNVPGALIALQNADRSLSRSDKPQFITIRRAIAKDTEKLKALPSVDSVGVALRLDNVIAQIDALPMLSDEKPTLPAAPEKKVKVKPVLDKNGKPVPAAEPSEPNPWLLALQNTWTGWSTEMWTDVRQLIRVRSVETPDALMLSPTQAYFLRENLKLRLLNARMALLSRNETAFRADLIAAQEALVKYFDTRAKNTQTVQALLRQVQTSNLAIEMPTLSDSLNAVRNYKAKQ
- a CDS encoding uroporphyrinogen-III synthase — encoded protein: MTGIVVITRPLAQARPLAARVAALGREVEMLPLLEIAPLPDQSGLRAVLERLCAPEPAYAMVAFVSPNAIDAAFAHIKQWPAGVTAAVVGEGSRLALAAHGVTPDKFDIVSPADNGHSDSEHLLQTLDLAALKDRPVLIVRGESGRELMADGLRAAGAQVEVVAAYRRSVPQLTPALETTLRRLLAQQNDWIITSSEALRGLCDLLAELDTKNPGGTPSYVVSMQQQHLIVPHARIAETASNLGFSRLTLTGSGDERLLAALQSRL
- the hemC gene encoding hydroxymethylbilane synthase, producing the protein MVQTPPSRLVIASRESRLAMWQAEHVRERLTLLYPQCDVKIVGMTTRGDQILDRTLSKVGGKGLFVKELEVAMAEGRADLAVHSLKDVPMELPEGFALAAVMQREDPRDAFVCNDYATLAELPPGAIVGTSSLRRQALIAARYPHLVIKPLRGNLDTRLAKLDRGDYSAIILAAAGLKRLGLPQRIRAVLAPEDSLPAAGQGAMAIEIAERDDGLDLKALLAPLNDLATEQAVTAERKVSKVFGGSCQIPLAAYATVDGGQMHLRAMVGTPDGSRVASAEVRGPAADPEALGLQVSELLRAQDAVGILAACLSDAAQAEEEARSRELNADGSTGAQPV